Within the Miscanthus floridulus cultivar M001 chromosome 2, ASM1932011v1, whole genome shotgun sequence genome, the region ATGGCAGAAGACTTGGCAGCAAGAGTATCAAGTTTGGTAGCTTAATTTTATTTTGCTTAGGACCTTAAATTTATGATGAACTTTGTAATGATAATGAACCATGGTATTTGTTGAACAATGTAATGTGTGTTGCTGCCATTATTGTTGATGTTCTTGTGATGCTACCAAGTAACTTTGTTCATGTCAAGATTCAATGTtgtttttaacactttttttacaTCTAATTCTTATGATGATCAGGGAGCATATGATGTGGGGTGTAATGATGGGGGAGCTGCTGGAGTGGCTGCTGCTGGTGGAGGGGCTATTGTTGGAGTGGCTGCTGCTGGTGGAGGGGCTGCTGGTGGAGTGCCTGATGATGGCTGGACTACTACTGATGATGGTGCCACTACTGAAGACTCTGATGACAAGTGGACTAATGATGATGATTGGtcagatattgatgatgaaggggACTCCATTGAAGATGAGGAAGAAGCTCTGATGATGCATGTTGCTAGGTGTCAGCAAAAGAGGAGAAGGATTGCTACTGCTAGGTATGTACCACTGTGACAAGTATATGAACAAGGTTGCTTACAGAGTCCCACTTGAAACTGGATATCAGTGGACTATGAGAACCCTAGGACATAGGACACAATGCTATAACATATTTAGGATGCATAGTGATGTTTTTTATAGCCTCCACACTTTGCTTGTTGAGAGATATGGTCTAAAGTCCACTAAGAAAATGACATCTATAGAGACTCTAGAAATGTTTTTGTGGATGTGTGGCGCCCCTCAGTCCATGAGACAAGCTAATAATAGATTTGAGAGGTCACTAGGGACATGTAGTAACAAGTTTTATAAGGTACTATCTAGTGTGATGAAGCTAGCTACTGATATCATTAGGCCAAAGGATTCACAATTTACAACTATTCATAGAAAGGTTACAATCTCCTCGGTTTGCTCCGTACTTTGATAATTGCATTGGAGCTATAGATGGGACACATGTATCTGTCACTGTGCCAACTGAGAAGGTAGTCCAGTATACAGGAAGAAAAGGAATCTCCACTCAGAATGTGTTAGCTGTATGTGACTTCGATATGAGATTTACTTTTGTTCTGGCTGGATGGCCAGGCTAAGATCATGATATGAGGGTGTTCAATGATGCACTCGAGAAGTTTGGTGACAAGTTTCCACATCTACTTGAAGGTATGCATGGGCTCTTCAATGTCTTCTTTGTCTTAGTTGTAGCGTTTGTCATGTTACTTACACAAGTTTGTGTTGTGTAGACAAATTTTATCTTGTTGACTCAGTGTACCCAAATCGATCGAGTTTTCTTGCACCATACAAAGGTACAAAATACCATGTCCCTAAATGGAGAGAAGGCCTTGCGCCTAGAGGTAAAAAAGAGCTGTTTAATTACACACATTCTTCATTTAGAAATGTCATAGAGAGGTCTTTTGGAGTTCTAAAGATGAAGTGATTTGCCTAGTTTTTCCatggcaaagcaaagcaaaataATAATGGCATGCATGGCACTGCATAATTTCATTAGACAGAGTGGTATGATGAATGACCTATTTGACTCGTGTGATCAAGATAAAAACTATATCCCAAATGAGGAAGGAACTTCAACTCAAGCAACTAGAGGCACCACACGTTATGGAGACGAAGATGAAAACATGAATCAATTTCATGATTGGATAGTGAATGGTTTGTTTGCAAGGTCATAGATGCgacatggtttgtaataatgaAGTTTTTTTAAACAATTTGAACATTGTTTGTGAGTGAGAatgaacattgcaacaaagctagCATAGGCGCCAAGCAGAGCAGGCGCGTGCACAATGGCGCCAAAGCCATGCGCGCGAAAAACCAAGGGAGCGCGCGCGGGAGCCAGCAGCGCGGCCTCCGTCGCGCCAAAAAGCCAGGGGCAGGTTACCATTAATTAGGGGTGTTTTGATCATtctaaacatgcacatgtcaggTTTAGTCCCATTTAATCCACCTAACCAAGTAGGGCTTGACTAAATTTTAGAAGACAGTTTAGCTGACTAATTTTAGGAactggaactaaacagggccttaagtGTCTACAATAAAACCTCTCTCTAGAGGGTACTTATATTGCTACGTGTTAATAGGTTCATGGCCATCTCATGCAGTGATGTATAAGATTTCTCATGTAGTGCTATATAAGATATTTTTACAAGTATAAAGGAGAAAGTGAATTGCTAGAGAGAGTGGTTTTGCGGAACAATGGCCGGTAATCTAAAATTGAGAACTATAAGACCTGTACGGTTATATTAGTTGTTACCAACTCACAACATTTTTGTCAATGTATAAATTAAGAAATTATGAGTTCATATGATACGGATGCTCATATGTGCACACGTGGTCATCATTTTCTACTAGCACCTTCAAAAGACTTAGAGTTATAAGATTTCAGAAATGACAAGATTACAGTAGACGTTTCGTTGTCGACGGGCACATCGTCTACTACTGTTACATCTTAGAATAAATTCAGCTCGTGTAGAGAATATAAAACTAGATAGACAGATTCTACCACAGGAAACCTAATCAGAGCCTCGTTACATGATGTTTACTAAGATAAATGTCTACTAAGATAGCTCAAGACTACGAGACACTCTTTGCATGCATCCACAGCTCCTAAGGTGTCCCCAACAGTGGtggagtattttttttttttttggtgacaGAGGAGAGGGAGTAACATGCTAGCGCTATCCGCTTTTGCTCAGTCATGACCTAGAGCCTTCGGAACATGGAGCTAATCTTCGATAATGGCAATGAGCAAGGAAGCTTCATCGGCATCTGGCGCCTGATCATCTGCAGTAAACAGAGGAGAGATTGTCAGTTCAAACTTCAATACAACATGATGGCACAAATGGTCTATGTTTTTCTTAGAAAGTGTAGCTTCCGTAACAATTCGAATCTTATACCTGAGGGCAGGTTGGAAATGATCTGTTCAACTATTCTACCGCCATACACATCACGCCCCTTCTCCTCGCCCTTGCTACCACCATGACCAGCGTCGCCGGTGCTCTTCTTGGCATCATCCTCAGCGCTGTGGTTCCCGTTGCCATTGGCGCCTGACACGGCCACACCGATCTTGGAAGCCACCGCGCTAAGAATGCCGCCACCATTGGcttcctcccccttcttctcttcACCATTATTGCCACGAACCGCTTCACCATTGCTCGTCTTGGCGTCGTCGTGCCCGCTGTCGCCACGGCTGTCATCGCCATTCGCACCAGACATGGCCATGCCGATCTTGGTGGCCATGGCGCTCAGAATCCCGGCTTGCTCACCTGCCACGTCCTGATCTTTCACCTCCTCTGTTTCCATTGCTCCTACACGAATCAATCGGTCGATCAAAAGGATACACTGCAAAGATGCAAACATTTCCTGATCCAACTGGCCGCGGAGACAGGACAACAGATACTCCTTGGTCCTTACCTGTCGCCTGCGGTGCCGCAGGGGGCGAGCTGTGCAGCAGCTTCCAGAAGATCCCGCCGCCGCCATTACTGTCCGCCTCCTTGTCCTCGCCACCAGACGCCACGGCCGCATTggcaccgccgccgtcgccgctgccACCGTTAGCACCGGACATCGCCGCCCCGATCCTGGACGCCATGGCGCTCAGGAACCCACCCTCCTCACCTGGCTCGCCGTTACCGTTACCGTCCCTCTTCCCCTCCTCGCCATCGGACGCCACGGTCGCACTGACCTCGCCGCCGCTCCCGCCATTGGTCCCGGACATCGTCGCACCGATCTTGGACGCCATGGCGCTCAGGAATCCGCCCTCCTCACCTGGCTTGCCGCCGCCAACACCACCGGCCTCCACTACTTCTTGACGCGCTTTCTTGTGCGGCGTCGTCTCGCTctgctccctcctctcctccacgcCCACCGAATCCTCCATCTTCTGGAAACGAAACCGCTAGAACTAAGCTCTCGACCAGCACATACGAAAACGAAACAGATCAGCCGGAGAGCAGAGGAGGAGCCGTGCTGCAGGCGGCTACTTTTATAGCCGCTCGACGCGGCTGCTACACGCGTCCGGCGAGGACGGGGCTGCCCTTCTCGGAACGCGTAGCCTGGCGCGCGCTGATTGGCTCCTCCTGCGGCGTTTTTTCAATTCGTTTTGTGCTTTGGGCTTTGGCTTTTACTCCTCTTTCGGCGGGCGGGCGGTGAGATGTCGGGTGGACGGTGGATCGGGAAACGCAGGGTCTGTCGGTGGACGGTCGAGATGCTGTACGAGGCAACAGAGACAGCTTCTACGATATCAAATCTTCTAACAGAAAACACCCAACAACATCAAAgtggcgcagcggaagcgtggtgggcccataacccacaggtcccaggatcgaaacctggctttgatatatttttcaattttttttgccCAATTTAGAGGGGTTGCCTTTGATatatttttcattttttgtttgcCCAATTTAGATTCTCTTTTCATTTTGCAACCGGGTGTGTACCATTCACATGCCAGAGCGCACATTTGGACGAATCGAACCTCTCTAGCATTTGTCCATCTCATTTCATATACAGCTGATGAACTGAGCACATCTTTCGCAAGTTCATGACGCGTAGTACGTCCAGCACAGAAGCGATGATGCGCAGTGCTGAGGACCTGATCTGCTCCGGGGCCAAGGCCATTGCAAAACCGATTTGGCGGCGCTGATGTCGTGAAAATCATCATGTCCAACTCGTGAAAATTTTAAACCTCACCATCACCCCCAACGATAAGATTATTACCCGCACCAACCAGCAGCTAAACCCCTCGCCTAATAGGCTGTTGATTTGCCGGAGGGAAGCAGTTGCACACGCCCCCTATTATACTGCCGCCACCGCCATAAACAACGAGGAAACCAGCGTTTCTTCCCTAATCTAACCATTTCCTGCGTGAATGACACTAACCATGCCGTGGCTAGTTAAATCTTAAATGAGGGGGAGGGGATCACGCCTTCGTCGCGTGCCTCCACCTCCCCCGACGCCCCCAACATGTTGTTACCGTGGCTGTGGCAGCCGGCCTCCTCCTCTCCATCCATATGTACTAGCAGTATCACCTTTCTGCAGCGGTGATCTCATCTCGTCTCCGGAAGGCATCGTCGTCAGAGCTCTCTCGAGCTCGCCAGCGCCACTGCGCGCGGTGGTTGGTCGTCGTCGTCGAGGCCGGCCGACCGATGGGGAGGCCGCCGTGCTGCGACAAGGCGAACGTGAAGAAGGGGCCGTGGACGCCGGAGGAGGACGCCAAGCTGCTGGCCTACACCTCCACCCATGGCACCGGCAACTGGACCAACGTGCCCCAGAGAGCAGGTGATCGTGCCGTGCACCAGGCCAGGCCAGATGAGGGCCTGTGTGTGTGTGATGATATCTCTGCGTGCgtgtcattttgttttgttttggctGACGGATGACAAGGCGTTGGATGGACGGTGCGGCATGATGTGATGATGCAGGGCTGAAGAGGTGCGGGAAGAGCTGCAGGCTGAGGTACACTAACTACCTGCGTCCCAACCTGAAGCACGAGAACTTCACCCAGGAGGAGGAAGACCTCATCGTCACCCTCCACGCCATGCTTGGAAGCAGGTACACAGTACAGTGCTGCAAATCATGTACACTATATGGTCATTTGATTTGTTTCCACAGCAACTACTTCTATAACATGCATTTGCATCATCTTTCAGACTTCTCACTTAGTAACAGAATAGTGTTTAGATTCTTTGTAGTACTGCTCtttcagaagaaaaaaaaggaTCCTTTGTAGTACTACAGATAAAGGCCATTTATTATCTACTATCTCAATTCAGTTTCGAAACTAATTATCTCATTAGAGAGTGTTGCTGCACTGAAGATCTGAATTATGTTAGACACGTCCTATAGTACTTATAAGGGTAAAAGATTCTAAAAAAAATTCTGAGTCCAGCTAGTGTACATGATTCTTGGACATTGTTGTGCGGCAAAAGAATAAGCATATGTTTCACATGAAAATTCCTAGTAATCGGGTGTTTTGAAAGATGGAGTCTTCAGGATCTGATTCTGAATCTTATTAATGAACTAGCTTAAATTTAAAACCAATCGTAGCAATGCAATTTTCTAGAGCAATTGACCTCTTCATTCCAAACAAGCCCTAGAAAGTAGAAACGGACAGCTAATTCAGTAGTTCTGGCATCAGCGCCGTTGCTGATGGGTCGAACCCTTGATGCGAATGAAAACAACATGACACCGTCGGGGAGACCGTTGGAGTTCTGAGCGATAACGAACTGTACGTACAGTGTGACATACACAATGCGTGCGCGCATGCAAAGTTGATTGGAATCGATGCCTCCAGTGCCAGATCACTCTCGTAGTCTCGTAGCCATAGGATTATTACTATTACACTACACTCATAGTTGCTAGGGTAGATGATCTTGAGATGCATCTTAATTTATCGCTAGTTATTAGTACTCCTACTATTTGTTTCAGTTAACCTGCAATGGGAATTGTAGTGCGATCGAGCCATGCATTGCCTGCATCGTAGATGTCTGGCACGTCGTCGATGACTCGATGGTGCCCTGATCTGGGCGGCGATCGAACTGCATGCGTTTTGCAGGTGGTCTCTGATCGCGAACCAGCTGCCGGGGCGGACGGACAACGACGTGAAGAACTACTGGAACACGAAGCTGAGCAAGAAGCTGCGGCAGCGCGGGATCGACCCCATCACCCACCGCCCCATCGCCGACCTCATGCACAGCATCGGCGCGCTCGCCATCCGCCCGCCGCAGCCGCTGGCGCTCTCTCCCAACGGCGGCTCCACCGCCTACCTTCCCGCGCCGGCGGCGCTCCCGCTCGTCCACGACGTCGCGTACCACGCGGCTGGCATGCTGCCACCGATGACGccggcgcagcagcagcagcaggtcgtCATCGCACGCGTGGACGCGGACGCGCCCGCGTCGCCGACGACGGAGCACGGCCAGGGCCAGGAGCTCAAGTGGAGCGACTTCCTCGCCGACGACGCGGAGCAGCAGGTTGTTCTTGGGCAGTACCACCAcgaggcggccgccgccgccggcgcaggCAGCGGCGTCGCCGTGCACGGCGCTGGGAGCAGCAGCGCTGCGGCGGCCGGCGGTGACGACGGTGGCATTGTTGGtgtcggtggcggcggcggcgacgaccgcGCGGCGGCGTTCATCGACGCCATCCTGGACTGCGACAAGGAGACGGGGGTGGACCAGTTCATCGCCGAGCTGCTGGCTGACCCGGCCTACTACGCgggctcctcgtcgtcgtcggagaTGGGCTGGGGCATTGGCCTGCTGAATGCTGATTAATTAGTGGTTATGCAAAACTCATCAGACTGCTTATATGCTGCTTTGATCCAGTTACTATGAACTTCGTTATCAGGTAGTCAGTCAGCTGGTCAAACCTGCCGAGCTGATCCATTCATATGCTTGCACTGACTCTGGGTGTTTTCGGGTTATTATTACTTGTACGGATAATTAACGTCGTTTGTGTGTGTGTTTTATTCCTTTTCCTAGAGGAAACTGTGTTTGCGTGGTGCGTTACTACAGCTCCTCTTCCTCAAAAATAGCTTCTCCAAAAAAAAACGTTTGACAGGAGCTCCTCCGCATGAGCTAGGGCTGGAGAGACCGGCAAAAGGCCTTAATCAAGCAGCCGCTGGTAACTTGGCACGTCTCCCGGCAGCTGAAAAATCACGGGGCCCTGTAACCATCAGGCTTTGCGTTGCATCGGCcgccaccacacacacacacagcgaGTCAGGGACACCGGACACCGCGAAATTCCACGCCCTGGCCGGCCCGTCCCTATCATTAAGCCTGGCCGTTCGGGTTACCTGATTTTTTCGgatcgggtaattcgggtaattcaaaattcgggtaataaaaattgctacccgatattatcTCCGAAAAAACGCTACCCgtaaattcgggtacccgataattcaggTTCGGGtccgggtattacccgatatacccaaatttacagaaaacaacaaactacattaaatttcagtagcgatctatacataattttagcagcaatttgtatagaatttcaatagcaatttgtagagaataatatattacagtcaatcattcaaatagagagaattatattctaataaagtgataagttaaatggttcagctaaaacacatgataaatacaaagacaaaaataaatctttgggtagttcgggtaccggggaatattacccgaattacccaaactaatttcgggtaatcaaaatcgctatccgaatttgggatcagATACCTCGGGTTCAGATAATTCGGGTCCAGGTTCGGATAATTCAGGTAtaggtaatgggtatcgggtattttgcccagctTACCTATCGTCAGTTCCCTCACGACGGTACGAAAGAACCGATCGATGCTTTGCCAATGGCCACTCACCACGGATCAGTGTAAGAAAAAGAAAGCAAGAAGAGTCGTTAGCACGCAAACACACGGCACAAGCAATCGAGCACCATGGCTGGTCcccggcgcctcctcctcctgccGCCGCTCGTGCTCCTCCTCGTCGCCGCCGGCGCGATCCTCCTGCCGCAGCGCGGGTCCGCGGAGGAGGGGAAGGTCTCCCTGGAGCTCTACTACGAGTCGCTGTGCCCGTACTGCTCGCGGTTCATCGTGAACCACCTCGCGGGGATCCTCGAGGACGGGCTCATCGACGCTGTCCACCTCCGCCTCGTCCCCTACGGCAACGCCCGCGTCGGGTCCAACAGCGAGATCTCGTGCCAGGTACTAAAATTTTATATCACGTCCTCCAATCATCGCAAAACTGTCAATGAATCGCTCAATTACTGCTCTGGCCTTTCCTCGGTTTGCTTAGTTTGCTTATGCTAGAAGGTAGTAGTACAACGATACTGTGCGCACGGTAGCGGTCTTGCAAGCGTGGCATGTTAGCGCCCACACCTTCGTGGCTTCGTGCTCACCGGTATCCAACTGTTCGCTCGATCGTTTGTGTGGGATATATCTCGGCTAACGCTGTTCTGCTACGAGATAAAAACACTATATTATAGCTAATAAGTATGGCGGATACGATCGAGCGGCCGGACCGGCTACGGAAAGCCAGCCGGCTTAGTACTGTAGCGGTGCTGTGCTGTAGCACGGAGCCGGCCGGCTTAGTAGTGGGAGGCGGAGCGGAGCCACCAGAGCTCCTCCAAGCTGGCCCTAAATGGTTTAAATGGCAATAAGAATGTTGAAAATGGTGGTTTAGGTGATAACGAAGAATTGCTCTgtttgcttggctgataagccatggctaaaagtactgttggctgatttgttgtgagagaaaaaatactattcgttggctgaaaaagtacggcttaagCCAAGTGAACAGGGCGAATACTGGGACGTAGAATGGTGTTCCTTTTTATTGGTATGGGAATTAAAAGTTAATTTGCTCATGTGTCTTCTTTATATCTTGTCATTTGTGTTTTCTTTGTGACGTACACCATAAAAATGCAATAATGAACTAGAAACTTCTAAGTATGTTAAGCACTGACTTGATGTCAGTATTGACATGCTCCAAAATTTTGGCTATTTTTCAGACTTTCCAATTGGCACCCCCATTTGCAGTCCGCTATCAAGACACTTAACTAATCATCTACGGAGTACTGCTGTGCTCTCACGACATTCTCTCGCTCACCGTAATTGTCAGTTGCTTACGCAGAAAAGAACACAGCACCTTCACCTTATCCGCATACGCATCCGTTGCTGGCTTCCCTCGTATGTTCTTTGAAGTACGCACGGTCGCAGGCTGTTTACGCTTTGCACAAGCGAGGCAACTCCAATCTGGTCCAGGATCCCGTCCGCATTCACGAGCTCGATCGGTCGGTCCGTCGGTCCCACGGGCGCTGCTCTTGAGACACGCACCGCGTCCCACGTGGCCCACGTGGGGCCCTCTCATGCTCGTCTCGGTCTGGTAATAACGGCGCGCGGCCGGCGCACGCGGCCACAGCCATCACCCCACGCGGCGACCTACCTTGGCATTCCGACCGATCCCACCCAATGGCCACCCGCCTCGCCATCGCCGCGCTCCTACTgctcgcctccgcctccgccgccgccgtggtcGGCGAGGAGGGGGCCGGGAAGGTGGCCGTGGCGCTGTACTACGAGTCGCTGTGCCCCTACTCGGCGCGCTTCGTGGTGAACCACCTCGCCAAGGTCTTCGTGGACGGCCTCCTCGAGGTCGTGGACCTCACGCTCGTCCCCTACGGCAACGCCCGGATCCACCCCGGCGGAGTGATCTCCTGCCAGGTAGAGCGCCGCCCGATCCGCTCCTCGCGTTTTCTTTGCAGCTTCGTCCGGAATTGCGGTCCTTGAATTCGCATCCTGGGTGTCACTGCTTGCTGGAGTAGAGTACTAGTTAATCTGAGACAGAATTGGGGATTTTGTTGTTAATTACTCTTAGTATAGTCTTGCAGTAGCAGTAATTGCTGATGCTAACACAGTAACACTGCTGAGCTGATGGTGGTTGTTGTTGCAGCATGGTCCGTACGAGTGCCTTCTCAACACCGTGGAAGCTTGCGCCATCGACGCCTGGCCGGATTTGGTAATTCCTCTCTCCTCCTAAGCTCTGCCCACTCATAGGGCTTTGACCTGCAAGAATGACTCCACGAAACTCCGGACAGAACGGTAAAACGTGCAACAAGCCGATCGACAACCGGTTGATCAAATGAATCTGCCATTGACAAATTAgcagtttttttttgaaataaagaCAAAATAGCTGTTGCACTCTGTGATCAAAGCTTCCGGGTCAAACCGACACCATTTCTGCAGTTTTCTCAAGCAAATCTTGTTACTTTTGTAGTCATTCTCAATGTTTACGTGTATGCCTCTGTCGTTGTTGTTGGGTACAGGATGTGCATTTCAGTTTCATCTACTGCGTGGAGGACCTGGTGGTGAAGCGCCAGTACAAGGATTGGGAGTCCTGCTTCCAGAAGCTGGGCCTCGACCCCAAGCCTGTAACACAATGCTACAACAGCGAACTTGGCCACAAGGTCCGTCCTCAATTCTTCTTCGGCTAGCTTTTTCTAGTACTGCTTCTTTGTGCTGCTATACCACTTCTATCCCATCTCTCGCATGTCGCATTCTCTTGTAATTGTAATTCAATGCATGTTCTAACCGCAGTATGAATTTGCATCTTGTTCATTGATTTGTTCCAGCTTGAGCTCGAGTACGCGAACCAGACTAACGCTCTCGAGCCCCCGCACCGGTACGTCCCCTGGGTGGTCGTCGACGGGCAGCCCCT harbors:
- the LOC136535866 gene encoding uncharacterized protein is translated as MEDSVGVEERREQSETTPHKKARQEVVEAGGVGGGKPGEEGGFLSAMASKIGATMSGTNGGSGGEVSATVASDGEEGKRDGNGNGEPGEEGGFLSAMASRIGAAMSGANGGSGDGGGANAAVASGGEDKEADSNGGGGIFWKLLHSSPPAAPQATGAMETEEVKDQDVAGEQAGILSAMATKIGMAMSGANGDDSRGDSGHDDAKTSNGEAVRGNNGEEKKGEEANGGGILSAVASKIGVAVSGANGNGNHSAEDDAKKSTGDAGHGGSKGEEKGRDVYGGRIVEQIISNLPSDDQAPDADEASLLIAIIED
- the LOC136535865 gene encoding myb transcription factor 42-like is translated as MGRPPCCDKANVKKGPWTPEEDAKLLAYTSTHGTGNWTNVPQRAGLKRCGKSCRLRYTNYLRPNLKHENFTQEEEDLIVTLHAMLGSRWSLIANQLPGRTDNDVKNYWNTKLSKKLRQRGIDPITHRPIADLMHSIGALAIRPPQPLALSPNGGSTAYLPAPAALPLVHDVAYHAAGMLPPMTPAQQQQQVVIARVDADAPASPTTEHGQGQELKWSDFLADDAEQQVVLGQYHHEAAAAAGAGSGVAVHGAGSSSAAAAGGDDGGIVGVGGGGGDDRAAAFIDAILDCDKETGVDQFIAELLADPAYYAGSSSSSEMGWGIGLLNAD